A segment of the Conexibacter woesei Iso977N genome:
GCCGGTGAGCTCGCTCGCGCTGATCTCCTCGACGCACGCCTCCCACAGCGCGGCGTGCGCGAGCCGGCGGGTCGCCAGCAGGTCTTCGACCGGGACACGGGCCCGCGCCGCCGTCTCGGCCTCGCGGCGCGCTTCGGCCGAGAGCTCGGCCAGCGGCGCCCGTCCACGCCCGAGCTCGCGGACGGCGCCGGCGACGTGATCGCAGACGCCGCGCGCGAGCGCGTGTTCGAGGCCGGCGTCGCGCCTGTCCCAGAGCGTGGGCAGCTCGCGCCGCGTCAGCGCGTCGACCTGCGCGCAGATCTCGTCCAAGCGAGCCTCCAGCTCGCTGGACAACGCCGCCAGGTGCTGCTGGTTGGTCACTCGATCGGCAGCGCGCGCATGGCAGACACCGAGTCTGGTCGGGGCTGCCCTGCTGTGGCAAGCGGCGAGGTGTCGCCGACCGGCGCGCGGGAGCCGACACTCTGTCCAGTCCCGCCGCCCGAGGGGCGAGTCACAGGACGTTCCTCGTCCAGCCCGGCTCGACGGCGCCGTGGCGGCGTAGGACCCGCCCGGACGTCTAGGCACTCCCTTGCGCAGCAACGCTGATCGACCTATCGTCGCTCACCGTGATGCCCTCCACCACCTCAACCGTGCTCGAAGACTGGGGGAGGATGGTCGCGTTCACGCCCGACGTCGTCCTGCGCCCCACGTCGATCGACGAGCTGAAGACGATGCTGGCCGACGCGCACGCCGCGGGCAGGCGCGTCCGGGTGCCGGGCAGCCTGCACTCGTGCGCCGAGATCGTGGTGACCGACGCGCTGCTCGACACGTCCGGGCTCCCGAAGGAGATCGTGATGGACGCCGACCGCGGCGGGTTCGTCGCGACCGCGAACGTCAGGCTCCACGACCTCCTCGCCGAGCTGGGCACCCACGGCAAGTCGCTGACAGCCACCGGCGGCACCGACGCGCAGACGCTCGCGGGCCTGATCTCCACCGGGACCGCGCCCGCGAGCTCGCGCAACTCGCTCTACGAGAAGCTCGAGTGGGTCGAGCTGGTGACGATCGAGGCCGGCAGCGGCGCGGCGGTCGAGCGCCGGATCGCGCGCGGCGACGCCGACTGGCCCGCGGTCGTCTGCTCGCTCGGCGTGCTCGGCGTCCTGACCCGCGTGCGCTTCGCGGTCGTCGACGAGCTCTACTTCGACGTCGTCCAGGAGAAGGTCCTGATGGACGACGTCCTCATCGACCTCGACGCGACCAGCAGGAGGTACGACTTCTGGCGCGTCAACTGGATGCCCAAGAGCCGGTACGCGCTGCTGTGGGCGGCGACCGCGGTGCCGCGCGGCGAGTCCAGGGACGACGGCGACTACGTGCCCGACCAGTCCGAGCAGATCCTCGAGTTCGTCGAGAAGGTCCTCGACGAGATCGCCGACGTCGGGCCGCTGCTGGACCTGCCGCTGGAGCTCCTCTACAGGGGCATGGAGTTCGCCTACGACCCCGACAACCGCACCGGCCCGCTGCGCAACATGCTGCCGGTCGACCGCCGCGCGCCGACGCACGTCGCGATGGCCGAGTGGAGCTTCCGCCCGCGTGACATCGACCGCGTCCGCGGCGCCTGCGAGGCCTACTTCGACGCCCACGGCTGGCCGAACATCCCGACCGAGATCGAGCTGACCCAGGTCGACGGCAGCTGGATGTCGGCGTGGGGCTGGGACGACGAGGCCTACATCGTGAAGTTCAACTTCATGTACTTGACCGACGTGTGCAAGCAGCCGGGCGACAAGGAGAAGATCTTCACCCACCTCAAGGGCCTCTGGGACCACCTCAGGGACGACGCGAGGGTCGAGTTCCGCGCGCACTGGGGCAAGCTCAACTTCATCGACCCCGACTGGGTGGAGACGCACAGCCACATCGAGGAGTTCCGCCCGTTCGTCTGCCCGGTGTTGTTGAACGACTACATCGAGGCGCGGATCGGACCGGCGGCATGACATGACCCTCCTGATCGACATCCACGCCCACCCGGCGATGAACGCGTTCCTCTGGGACCGCGACCTGCGCAGGCACGTCATGGGCGGCGACATGTTCAACCCGCTCGCGAGCCTCAGCGACTTCGAGATGCTGAGTCGTGGGGGTGTCGACGTGCTCTGGTCCGCGCTGCACGTTCCGGAGAGGGAGTTCATCGACAACCCGCCGATCCACCTCGCCGCCCACCTCACCAGGGGCGGCAGGATGCTGCTGGAGAGGAACGCGTGGGAGTGCCTGCTCGTGCAGATGGGCCAGATGGAGCAGCAGGTCGAGCGCTCCTCGGAGCACTTCCGCCACGTCCGCTCCAACGCCGAGCTGGACGCCGCGCTCGCCGACGGCCGCACCGCGATCGTCCACACCGTCGAAGGCGGCCACCACCTGTCGGCGGGCCTCGAGCCCGGCGACGAGGCCGGCCGCCTCGCGCGCGTCGACCTGCTCGCCGACCGCGGCGTCGCGTCGATCACGCTCGCGCACCTGTTCCCCAACGACCTCGCGGGCCACGTCGACGCGATCCCGAAGGAGGAGCACAGGATCCTGTTCTGGAAGGTCGACCCGCAGGTCGACCTCACGCGCGGGCTGACCGAGCTGGGCAGGGCCGTCCTGGAGCGGATGATCGAGCGCAGGATCCTGCCCGACGTCGCCCACTGCACGATCCCGGCGCGCCAGCAGGTCTACGCGCAGGTCGCCAACCGGATCCCGATCGTCGCCTCCCACATCGGCGTCGCGACGCTCAACGCCGAGCCCTACAACTTGACCGAGGAGGACGTCACGGCGATCGCCGCCAGCCGCGGGATCGCCGGCGTCATCTTCATGCCCTACTGGCTGGAGTCCTCGCACCCCAAGGACGGCCTCGACGCGATCTGGCGCACGATGGTCCAGCTCAACGACTGGGCGGGCGGGACCTGGGAGCACGTCGCGGTCGGGACCGACTTCGACGGCTTCACCGATCCGCCTGACGACTGCTCGGACGAGAGCCAGCTCCCGAAGCTCCGGACCCACCTCGAGCAGCAGGGCCTCACCGGCGACGCGCTCGACAGGGTCCTCGGCGCCAACGCCCGCCGCGTGCTCACCGACGGCTGGCGTTAGGCGCCCGCGGGCATCGGCGCGACCGCAACCGGCATCGCCGCGCGCTCCCACCCGGCGTACCGTCGGTGTCCGGCCGGTCCAGGCACCGACACCTACACGTAGGGGAGATCATCATGGAGCAGCACTCAGCGGGCGCCCTGCTGGACGCCACCGCGCAGGCCGCGCGCAACGCCGACGGCGAGGGCCGCCAGGAGGTCTTGGACTTCCTGGTCACCGAGGAGCAGCTCGGCGTGACGTTCGTGAGCGCCGCGATCGAGCGCGCGGGAGGGACGCCGTCGGAGGCGTTCCTGCCGGTCCTGCGCAACGCGGTCACGACCGAGTACCACCACGTCGAGGCGCTCAAGGACGCGGGCGGCAGGGCGTTGACCACCAGGTACTGGTTCCCGGACGCCGCGTTCGGCGACGGCGGGATCGGCCTGTTCGAGACGCTCGAGGTCGTCGAGACGATCGAGATCTCGCTCTACCTGCTCGGCGTCAGCGCGTTCGCGCGCGGCGGCGAGGCGTTCGGCGCGCGCCTGTGCGCCGAGGCGATGGGCACCGAGGCCGTGCACCGCGCGCTCGTCCGCTTCGCGCAGTCGCAGATCGGCGGCCAGCCGATCGTGCCCAACGACGTCGGCTTCGAGAACTTCGACTGGCGCTCGGTCCCGGTGGTCCGCGCCGCGCTCGAGGACCTCGGCATCGGCTACGGCGTCGAGAGCAACCAGCCCGGCAGGTTCTACGACTACCCCGGCGACCCGCTGGCCTCCGGCCTCGGCACGCCGGTCAGCCACATCAGCCCGGCGTAGACGCCGCGCCCGCGCCGACCGCGACGCGGCCGGCCTCCGGCGTGCGCACCAGCACGGCCGCCGCCACCCAGGCGGCGGCCGCGCAGCCGACCGCGACCCAGAGCGCGAGGTGGTAGCCGCCCAGCAGCGCGTCCGGCGTGCTCGCGCCGCGCGCCAGCAGCGACCGCGTGCGGTCGTCGGAGAGCGAGCCGAGCGCCGCGATCCCGATCGCGGCGCTGATCTGCAGCGACGTGTTCGTCAGTCCGGAGGCGACGCCCGCGTCGGCGGCCGGCACGCGCGCCATCGCGATCACCAGCAGCGGCATCAGCGACAGCCCCGCGCCGAGGCCGGTCAGCAGGAACGACAGCACGAGCACCGGCACGTAGGCGGTGTGCTCGCCCGCGGTCGCCAGCAGCGCGAGGCCCGCGGCGATCAGCGGCAACCCGGACAACAACGTCGCCCGCGGGCCGAAGCGCGCCACGAGCCTCGCCGTCGGGCCGAGCGACAACACCATCATCATCAGGGTCTGGGGCAGGAACGCGATGCCGGTCGTCAGCACGCTGTAGCCGCGCAGCTTCTCGATGTACAACACGCCGATCAGGAACGTCGAGAACAGCCCGACGATCAGCAGCCCGCGGACGACGCTCGTCGCCGCCAGCCCCGGGATCCGGAAGACCCGCAGCGGCATGATCGGGTTGGCGATCCGGCTCTCCAGCGCGACGAACGCCACGCCCATCGCCAGCCCGAGCGCGCCGAAGCCCAGAGTGTGCGGCGATCCCCAGCCGTCGGTGCTCGCGGTGACGATCGCGTAGACGACGACCAGCATCGCGCCGGTGATCAGGACCGAGCCGAGCCAGTCGAGGTCGCGCCCGATCCCGGGCCCGGGGTTCTCGACCAGCCACAGCCGCCCGAGCACCAGCGTGACGACGCCGATCGGCAGGTTGACGTAGAAGATCCAGTGCCAGTCGAGCACGGTCGTGATCACGCCGCCGAGGATCAGCCCGAGCGACCCGCCGCCGGCGATCACCAGCGTGTAGACCGACATCGCCCGCGCGCGCTCGCGCGGGTCCGGGAACTCGGAGGCGATGATCGCCACGATCACCGAGACCGCGGCCGCGCCGCCGAGGCCCTGCGCGAAGCGCGCCACGACGAGCGTCGCCTGGTCGGAGGCCAGCCCGCACGCGGCGGACGCGAGCGTGAACAGCGTGACGCCGACGAGGAACATCCTGCGCCGCCCGACGAGGTCGCCGAGCCGCCCGCACAGCAGCAGGAACGAGCCGAAGGTGATCAGGTAGCCGTTCAGGACCCACGTCAGCGTCGACTGGCTGAAGTGCAGGTCATGCTGGATGTCGGGGAGTGCGACGTTGACGATCGTGGAGTCCAGGATCGACATCAGCTGCGCCATGCAGACGACGGTGAGGGCGACCCAGCGCGCGCTGGGGAGCTGGGCGCGGTCGGTGACTGTCATGGAGATCATCCTTGCACAAGGATGATCAGCAGTCCAATGGAGATCACGGGATGGCCTACGATCCGGGCATGGCCGTGAAGCACCGCGAGGGAACGCTGATGCTCCTCTCCCGCCTGTCCAAGCAGGCGATGCGCGCCACCCCCGAGGCCGACATGGGGATGTCGATCCGGCACTTCATGGCCCTGCACTCGATCCCCGGCGAGATGCCCCAGCGCCAGCTGGCCGACGTCATGTGCATCGACGCCAACAACACGGTGATCCTGCTCAACGAGCTGGAGGCCCTGGGCTGGGTCGTGCGCGAGCGCGACCCGCAGGACCGGCGCCGCCACGTCGTCCGGATCACCGACGCCGGCCGCGCCGCCTACGACCGCGCGCTGGGCGCCCGCGACGGCATCGAGGACGACGTCCTCGGCCCGCTGAGCGAAGCCGAGCGCCGGCAGCTGCACGACCTCCTCGCCCGCGCGTTGGGCGAGCCCGAAGCGTCCTAACGAGCGCCGGCGCGCCAGGCGCGTCGAACGAGCGTCCATCGAATCTCCACCACATCGCTGGGAATCCGCTATGGTGGGTGACGGTCAAGAGCGCCAGCGTCAAGCCCCGGCTCGCTGGCCGGCAACCCTCGTTCGCGGTGGGGTGCCCCGGGTGAAGACCAGGCCCGCGTGCCACGTGGCACGCCAGCAAGCGCGGACCCAGCCGGGTCCCGGACGACCCCACATGGAGGACCCGATGGCTCTGATCGACGTTGTGCCCGTGGCCGCTCGCCGCACCGCCGCCGCCACCCCGACCGCGACCGACCCGCTGCTGCCCGTGCTGGGCGACGGCCTGCACGTCCCGCTCGCCGACGGCACCACGACCCGCAGCGTGAACCTCGACTACGCGGCGACCGCGCCCGCGCTGACCGCCGTCGCCGAGCGCGTCGCGCAGGTGCTCCCCTACGCGGGCAGCGTCCACCGCGGCGCGGGCGTCCCGTCGCGCGTGGCCAGCACGCTCTACGAGGAGGCGCGCGCGAGCGTCGGCCGCCGGCTCGGCGCGCGCCCGACCGACCACATCATCTTCACGCGCAACACGACCGACGCCATCAACCTGCTCGCCGCCTGCATCCCCGCGGGCGCGGGCGACGTCGTCACGCTCGACGTCGAGCACCACGCCAACCTCCTGCCCTGGCGCCGCGGCGCGGCCGGGCACCGGACCGTCCCGAACGCGCCGACGATCGAGGAGACGCTGCGCCGCCTCGACCGCGCGCTCGCCGAGCAGCCGACCGCGCTGCTGGCGATCACCGGCGCGTCGAACGTCACCGGCGAGGTGCTCCCGCTCGCGCGCCTGACCGCGCTGGCCCGCCGTCACGGCGCGCGCACGTTCGTCGACGCCGCGCAGCTCGCGCCGCACCGCGCGATCGCGATCGAGGCCGACGGGATCGACTACCTCGCGCTCTCCGGCCACAAGGCCTACGCGCCCTACGGCGCCGGCGTGCTGGCCGGCCGCGCCGACTGGCTCGACGCCGCCGAGCCCTACCTCGCGGGCGGCGGCGCGGTCCTCGACGTCACGATCGACGACGTTGCGTGGGCCGACGGCCCGCGCCGCCACGAGGCCGGCACGCCGAACCTCGCGGGTGCCGTCGCGCTGGCGACCGCGCTGGAGCTGCTCGCGCCGACCGACCGCGAGGGCCACGAGGACGCGCTGCGCGCCGCGCTGACCGACGGCCTGGAGCGGATCGACGGCGTCGAGACCCTCAACATCTGGGACGACGCCGGCGCCGCGATCGGGACCGTCGCGTTCACGGTCGCGGGCTACGACCCCGGGCTCGTCAGCGCCTACCTCTCGGCCGAGCACGGCATCAGCGTCCGCGCTGGGCGCTTCTGCGCGCACCCGCTGCTGGCGCGCCTCGGCCTGCCCGGCGGCGCGCTGCGCGCGAGCTTCGGCGCGGGCTCCCGCCTCGCCGACGCGCACGCGCTCGTCGCGGCGATCGAGCAGCTCGTCGCCGCGGGACCGACCGAGTCCTACATCTCGACCGCCGAGGGCTGGGCGCCGGCCACTGCCGAACCGGCGGAAAGCCTTCTTAGCCGATTGGGTTTGTGGTAATTTTGCTGCATGCCATCCGACGAGGTGCCGGCGTGTTGCCGGTCACGATCCTCGACCCGCGGGAACCCGCGGGGCGCGAGGCCTTCATCGACGAGCTGATCCCGCACGCGCGCAGGGTCGACGTCCGGCTGACGCTGGACGACGGCACGCCCGCGGAGGCCTGCCTCGAGCCTGACGACCTGGTCTGGCTCGGGCTCCGGCGCGGCGACATCGTGGGCGTCCGGCTCCTGCCGGTCCTGCCCGAGTGCAACGCCCCGGCGTTGCTGCTCAGCGTCTGAACCGCGCCTAGCGGCGGAAGCGCGCGTCGTCCTTCGCTGCGAGCGAGGCGACGCGCCTGGGCAGCTGCTGGTCGGCGAGGTGCTGGAGCGTCACGGTCTCCAGCACCGAGCGGACGTTCGCGCGCAGGGCGATCCAGACGTCCTGCAGCGCCTCGGTCGACTCCATGTACTTGAGGTTCTCGGGCGCCTCGCCGCGCACGTCGGCGAGCGGGCCCTCCATCGCGCGCATGATGTCGGCGACCGAGATCTGCGAGGCGGGGCGGGCCAGGCGGTGGCCGCCGTCGCGGCCGCGCGTCGCGGTCACGAGGTTCGCGATCCGCATGTCGTTGAAGATCTTCTTGAGGAAGTAGACCGGGATCTCCTGCGCGGTCGCGACCGCCTCCGCGCTCAGCGGGGCATCGCCCGCGAGGGCGAGCTCGACGGCGGCACGGACCGCGTAGTCGGCCTTGGCGGAGATGCGCACCCGCGCATTCTCGCCGATCGCCCGGCGTCGTGTCGCCGTTGGCGCAAAGAAGGTAAAGAAGATCAAGTTGACCTTGATTTGCTACCGTGCCGCGCTCGCCGTGATCGACGTCTCCGACCTGACCAAGACCTTCACCCGCTCCGGGACCGAGCGGACCGTCCTCGACGGCGTCTCGTTGCACGTCGGCGCGGGGCAGATCGCGGGCGTCATCGGCCCGTCGGGCGCGGGCAAGTCGACGCTCGCGCGCTGCATCAACCTGCTGGAGCGCCCGACCGCCGGGACCGTCACGGTCGACGGCACCGACCTGACCGCCCTGCGGGAGCGCAGGCTGCAGCAGGCGCGGCGCCGGATCGGGACGATCTTCCAGGCCGCGTCGCTGCTGAGCTCGCGCACGGTGACCGGCAACGTCGCGCTGCCGCTGGAGCTGGCGGGCGGGGTGTCGCGCGCGCAGCGCCGCGCCCGCGTCGCCGAGCTGGTCGAGCGCGTCGGGCTGACCGACCACGCCGACGCGCACCCGGCACAGCTGTCGGGCGGCCAGCGCCAGCGCGTCGGGATCGCGCGGGCGCTGGCGCTCAACCCGGCGGTGCTGCTCTCCGACGAGGCGACGTCCGGGCTGGACCCCGACACGACGCGCACGATCCTGGCGCTGCTGCGCGAGCTGCGCGACGACCTCGGGCTGACGATCCTCCTGATCACCCACGAGATGGACGTCGTGCGCGACATCTGCGACCACGTCACGCTGCTGCGCGACGGGCGCGTCGCGGAGTCCGGGACGGTCAGCGCGCTGGTCTCGGACCCCGACTCCGTCCTCGGCCGCGCGCTGGTCCCGGACCGCCCGCACCTCGACGCCGCCCACGGGCAGGTCGCCTGGCGCGTCGACTACGTCCAGCGCGGCGCCGACCCCGCGTGGCTCGCCGCGCTCGGCGTCCCGTTCGTCCTGCTCGGCGGCGCGGTCGAGGCCGTCGAGGGCGCCGCCGCCGGGCACGTCGTGCTCGCCGTGGACGAAGGAGTCGACTTGCACGCCTTGGTCGCGCCGCACGGCCTGCGGGCCACGCCGGTCACCGCCGTCGTCGCCGCGGAGGCGGTCGCGTGATGCGCGCCGCCGCGATCCTCGCCACCGACACCGCCTGGGGCGACATGTGGCCGCTGCTCTGGCCCGCGCTCAAGGACACGCTCAACATGGTGTTGATCTCGACCGCGTTCGTCGCGGCGCTCGGGATCCCGCTCGGCGTCGCGCTGCACGTCACGGCGTCCGGCGGGCTGCGCCCGGTCCGGCCGGTCAGCGCGGTGCTGAGCGTCGTCGTCGGGATCGGCCGCTCGGT
Coding sequences within it:
- a CDS encoding FAD-binding protein gives rise to the protein MPSTTSTVLEDWGRMVAFTPDVVLRPTSIDELKTMLADAHAAGRRVRVPGSLHSCAEIVVTDALLDTSGLPKEIVMDADRGGFVATANVRLHDLLAELGTHGKSLTATGGTDAQTLAGLISTGTAPASSRNSLYEKLEWVELVTIEAGSGAAVERRIARGDADWPAVVCSLGVLGVLTRVRFAVVDELYFDVVQEKVLMDDVLIDLDATSRRYDFWRVNWMPKSRYALLWAATAVPRGESRDDGDYVPDQSEQILEFVEKVLDEIADVGPLLDLPLELLYRGMEFAYDPDNRTGPLRNMLPVDRRAPTHVAMAEWSFRPRDIDRVRGACEAYFDAHGWPNIPTEIELTQVDGSWMSAWGWDDEAYIVKFNFMYLTDVCKQPGDKEKIFTHLKGLWDHLRDDARVEFRAHWGKLNFIDPDWVETHSHIEEFRPFVCPVLLNDYIEARIGPAA
- a CDS encoding dipeptidase — its product is MTLLIDIHAHPAMNAFLWDRDLRRHVMGGDMFNPLASLSDFEMLSRGGVDVLWSALHVPEREFIDNPPIHLAAHLTRGGRMLLERNAWECLLVQMGQMEQQVERSSEHFRHVRSNAELDAALADGRTAIVHTVEGGHHLSAGLEPGDEAGRLARVDLLADRGVASITLAHLFPNDLAGHVDAIPKEEHRILFWKVDPQVDLTRGLTELGRAVLERMIERRILPDVAHCTIPARQQVYAQVANRIPIVASHIGVATLNAEPYNLTEEDVTAIAASRGIAGVIFMPYWLESSHPKDGLDAIWRTMVQLNDWAGGTWEHVAVGTDFDGFTDPPDDCSDESQLPKLRTHLEQQGLTGDALDRVLGANARRVLTDGWR
- a CDS encoding MFS transporter, with the translated sequence MTVTDRAQLPSARWVALTVVCMAQLMSILDSTIVNVALPDIQHDLHFSQSTLTWVLNGYLITFGSFLLLCGRLGDLVGRRRMFLVGVTLFTLASAACGLASDQATLVVARFAQGLGGAAAVSVIVAIIASEFPDPRERARAMSVYTLVIAGGGSLGLILGGVITTVLDWHWIFYVNLPIGVVTLVLGRLWLVENPGPGIGRDLDWLGSVLITGAMLVVVYAIVTASTDGWGSPHTLGFGALGLAMGVAFVALESRIANPIMPLRVFRIPGLAATSVVRGLLIVGLFSTFLIGVLYIEKLRGYSVLTTGIAFLPQTLMMMVLSLGPTARLVARFGPRATLLSGLPLIAAGLALLATAGEHTAYVPVLVLSFLLTGLGAGLSLMPLLVIAMARVPAADAGVASGLTNTSLQISAAIGIAALGSLSDDRTRSLLARGASTPDALLGGYHLALWVAVGCAAAAWVAAAVLVRTPEAGRVAVGAGAASTPG
- a CDS encoding MarR family winged helix-turn-helix transcriptional regulator, translating into MAVKHREGTLMLLSRLSKQAMRATPEADMGMSIRHFMALHSIPGEMPQRQLADVMCIDANNTVILLNELEALGWVVRERDPQDRRRHVVRITDAGRAAYDRALGARDGIEDDVLGPLSEAERRQLHDLLARALGEPEAS
- a CDS encoding aminotransferase class V-fold PLP-dependent enzyme, with amino-acid sequence MLGDGLHVPLADGTTTRSVNLDYAATAPALTAVAERVAQVLPYAGSVHRGAGVPSRVASTLYEEARASVGRRLGARPTDHIIFTRNTTDAINLLAACIPAGAGDVVTLDVEHHANLLPWRRGAAGHRTVPNAPTIEETLRRLDRALAEQPTALLAITGASNVTGEVLPLARLTALARRHGARTFVDAAQLAPHRAIAIEADGIDYLALSGHKAYAPYGAGVLAGRADWLDAAEPYLAGGGAVLDVTIDDVAWADGPRRHEAGTPNLAGAVALATALELLAPTDREGHEDALRAALTDGLERIDGVETLNIWDDAGAAIGTVAFTVAGYDPGLVSAYLSAEHGISVRAGRFCAHPLLARLGLPGGALRASFGAGSRLADAHALVAAIEQLVAAGPTESYISTAEGWAPATAEPAESLLSRLGLW
- a CDS encoding RrF2 family transcriptional regulator; this translates as MRISAKADYAVRAAVELALAGDAPLSAEAVATAQEIPVYFLKKIFNDMRIANLVTATRGRDGGHRLARPASQISVADIMRAMEGPLADVRGEAPENLKYMESTEALQDVWIALRANVRSVLETVTLQHLADQQLPRRVASLAAKDDARFRR
- a CDS encoding ATP-binding cassette domain-containing protein, with the protein product MIDVSDLTKTFTRSGTERTVLDGVSLHVGAGQIAGVIGPSGAGKSTLARCINLLERPTAGTVTVDGTDLTALRERRLQQARRRIGTIFQAASLLSSRTVTGNVALPLELAGGVSRAQRRARVAELVERVGLTDHADAHPAQLSGGQRQRVGIARALALNPAVLLSDEATSGLDPDTTRTILALLRELRDDLGLTILLITHEMDVVRDICDHVTLLRDGRVAESGTVSALVSDPDSVLGRALVPDRPHLDAAHGQVAWRVDYVQRGADPAWLAALGVPFVLLGGAVEAVEGAAAGHVVLAVDEGVDLHALVAPHGLRATPVTAVVAAEAVA